The following are encoded in a window of Gossypium raimondii isolate GPD5lz chromosome 13, ASM2569854v1, whole genome shotgun sequence genomic DNA:
- the LOC105782354 gene encoding indole-3-acetic acid-amido synthetase GH3.10, producing the protein MEAAQVVNSNGNADGDYQYEIISWFDSVSKNAAMVQTETLGQILHLNYGVEYLKKWFGDMKIQDMDACALESLYASLVPLASHADFEPFIQRIADGDTAPILTQQTITTLSLSSGTTEGRQKLLPFTRHSSQTTLQIYRLAAAYRSRVYPIREGGRILEFIYSSKRLKTKGGLTAGTATTHYYASEEFNIKQEKTKSFTCSPQEVIFGGDYKQSTYCHLLLGLLFWDEVELIASTFAYSIVQAFASFEEQWEEICSDIKDGTLSSRITLPRMRKAVLDIISPNPCLASQIEAICRDSKASNWYGIVPRLWPNAKYVYSIMTGSMQPYLKKLRHYAVSLPLVSADYGSTEGWIGVNLDPCLPPEDATFAVIPTFSYFEFIPLYKKKQDLTSSTVGYIEDEPVPLSQVKLGQEYELVLTTFTGLYRYRLGDVVEVAGFHNGTPKLNFIFRRELILTVNIDKNTENDLQLAVERGSEVLSKYGGELVDFTSHAEVMHQPGHYMIYWEIKGEVEERVLGECCGVMDASFVDHGYVVSRRTNSIGPLELCIVETGTFNKVLDYFIGNGAALGQFKTPRCTNNHILLRILNLCTIKRFHSTAYN; encoded by the exons ATGGAAGCAGCTCAAGTTGTGAACAGTAATGGCAATGCCGATGGTGACTACCAGTACGAAATTATCAGTTGGTTCGATAGTGTATCGAAGAACGCCGCCATGGTCCAGACGGAGACACTTGGCCAGATTCTTCATCTCAACTATGGTGTGGAGTACCTGAAAAAATGGTTTGGGGACATGAAGATCCAAGACATGGATGCTTGTGCATTGGAATCTCTTTACGCCTCTTTAGTTCCTCTAGCCTCCCATGCAGATTTTGAGCCTTTTATTCAACGAATTGCAGATGGAGACACTGCTCCTATTCTCACCCAACAAACTATTACTACTCTCTCTCTAAG CTCCGGTACCACAGAAGGGAGACAGAAGCTTTTACCCTTTACTCGCCATAGCTCCCAGACCACCTTGCAGATATATAGGTTGGCAGCAGCTTACAGATCAAG gGTTTATCCAATAAGAGAAGGTGGAAGAATCTTGGAGTTCATATACAGCAGTAAACGGTTAAAAACAAAGGGAGGATTAACAGCGGGAACAGCAACCACCCACTATTATGCTAGTGAAGAATTCAACATCAAACAGGAGAAGACCAAGTCATTCACTTGCAGCCCACAGGAAGTGATTTTCGGGGGAGATTATAAACAATCTACTTATTGCCATCTATTACTCGGCCTCTTGTTTTGGGATGAGGTCGAGTTAATCGCCTCAACCTTCGCTTACAGCATAGTCCAAGCCTTTGCCTCTTTTGAAGAGCAATGGGAAGAAATATGCAGTGATATCAAGGACGGCACACTGAGCTCAAGGATAACACTGCCCAGGATGCGAAAAGCCGTGTTGGATATAATTTCTCCAAACCCATGTTTGGCATCACAGATTGAAGCCATTTGCAGGGACTCCAAAGCTTCCAACTGGTATGGCATCGTTCCCAGGCTGTGGCCGAATGCAAAGTATGTGTACTCTATCATGACCGGCTCAATGCAACCCTACTTGAAGAAGCTTAGGCACTATGCTGTCTCGTTACCGCTAGTGAGTGCTGACTACGGGTCAACCGAGGGTTGGATTGGGGTGAACTTGGATCCTTGTTTGCCGCCTGAGGATGCCACTTTTGCTGTAATCCCTACTTTTTCTTATTTCGAGTTTATACCCCTCTACAAAAAGAAGCAAGATTTGACTTCCAGCACAGTTGGTTACATAGAAGATGAACCAGTCCCACTCTCCCAAGTCAAGCTTGGACAAGAATATGAGCTTGTCCTTACAACTTTTACTG GGCTTTACAGATATCGGCTAGGAGATGTGGTGGAAGTGGCTGGATTTCACAATGGGACcccgaaattaaatttcatattcaggAGGGAGCTAATATTAACGGTTAACATAGACAAGAACACAGAAAATGACCTTCAGCTGGCGGTAGAAAGAGGGTCAGAGGTGCTAAGCAAGTATGGAGGGGAGCTGGTTGATTTCACGAGCCATGCGGAGGTGATGCATCAACCAGGGCACTACATGATTTACTGGGAAATAAAAGGGGAAGTGGAGGAGAGGGTGCTAGGTGAGTGCTGTGGCGTAATGGATGCTTCTTTTGTGGATCACGGCTATGTTGTGTCCAGGAGAACCAACTCCATTGGACCTTTAGAGCTTTGCATTGTGGAAACAGGGACTTTCAACAAGGTTTTGGATTATTTCATAGGGAATGGAGCAGCACTTGGCCAATTCAAGACTCCAAGGTGCACCAACAACCATATCCTCCTTCGAATCCTTAATCTTTGTACCATTAAAAGGTTCCACAGCACTGCTTACAATTAA